The Amycolatopsis umgeniensis DNA segment ATCGACAACGCCGCGGCCAGCGGTCCGCGCGGCGCGCAGGGCAAGGCCGACGCCGAGGCCTACGTGCAGGGCGTCAACAAGTACATCTCCGATTCGCACAGCGGCCGCTACTTCCCCGGCGAGTACGTCCTCACCGGACACGTCGACGCGATCACCAACGCCGGGACCATCGAACCGTTCAAGCTGACCGACCTCGTCGTGCTCGCCGCGGTGGTCGGCGCGCAGTTCGGCGCCGGCGGCGGCGGTGAGGTGCAGAACGCCATCGCGAAGATGGCGATGCAGGAGAAGTACGGTCTCGAACAGGGCGACAAGGTCTGGAAGAGCCTCCGGTCCGAGGACGACCCCGAGACCGTCAAGACACTCCACAATGGACAGAACTTCGACTACGGCAAGGCGCCCGCGAACCCGCAGGGCGCGGCCATCCCGGACAAGGGTTCGGTCACCGGGCAGCAGCTCGTCTTCGACCCGACCGGTTCCGCCGGGACGGCGACGCCCGCCAAGGTGGACGTTCCCGCGCCCGACGACCAGAAAGCCGTCCGCGGCATCTTCGACAACGGCGTCCTGCCCGGCAACCTGCTTTCCGAGAAACACGGCATGTCCAACGCGCTGGTCGTCTCCGGCGCCAAGACCGCGAGCGGTCACCCCGTCGCCGTCTTCGGCCCGCAGGCCGGCTACTTCGCGCCGCAACTGCTGATGCTGCAGGAACTCCAGGGCCCGGGTATCAGTGCTCGCGGCGCCTCGTTCGCCGGGATCAGCATGTACGTGCTGCTCGGCCGCGGCAAGGACTACTCGTGGAGCGCGACTTCGGCGTCGCAGGACATCACCGACACCTACGCCGTCGAACTGTGCGAGCAGAACGGTTCCACGCCGACGAAGAACTCCGCCTTCTACCGCTTCCGCGGCCAGTGCCTGCCGTTCGAGATCGTCGAGCGCAAGAACGCCTGGAAACCGACCATCGCCGACGGGACGGCCGCGGGTTCGTACACGCTGCGGAGCTTCCGCACGAAGTACGGACCGGTGACGAGCCGGGCGCTCGTGGGCGGCAAGCCCGTCGCGTACGCGTCGCTGCGGTCGACCTTCCAGCACGAGATCGACACGATCATCGGCTTCCAGAAGTTCAACGATCCGGACGCGATCAAATCGGCGCAGGACTTCCAGGCCGCGGCGGCCGACGTCAACCAGACCTACAACTGGTTCTACGCCGACTCCCGTGACATCGCGTACTTCAACTCCGGCTCGAACCCGGTCCGCAATCCGAACGTCGACCCGGCGATGCCGGTGAAGGCCGACGCAGGATTCGACTGGCAGGGCTGGAATCCCGACGGCAACCTCGCGAACTACACGCCGTCTTCGCAGCATCCGCAGTCGATCAACCAGGACTACTACATCAGCTGGAACAACGCGCAGACCAATGGTTACGCGGCCAGCGGCGCGGACAAGAGTTCCGTGCACCGCGGCGATCTGATCGACGCGCGGGTCAAGAAGATGGTCTCCAGCGGCACCAAGGTGACGCGCGTGAACCTCACGCAGGCCATGGAGGAGGCGGCGTTGGCCGATCTCCGCGCGGAGAAGGTGCTGCCGGAACTGCTCAAGGTGATCGACAAGGCACCCGTGACCGGTCCGGCCGCGGACGCGGTGGCGAAGCTGAAGACCTGGCTAGCCGCGGGCGCCCTGCGCTCGGAGACCTCACCCGGCAGCAAGGCCTATGCCGACGCCGACGCGATCCGGGTCATGGACGCCTGGTGGCCGCTCCTGGTCAACGCCCAGTTCAAACCCGGCATGGGCGACGCCGCCTACGCCGCGATGGTGGGCGTGCTGAAGATCAACGAGTCGCCGTCCGGCTGGCAGAACGAGGTGCCCGGCAAGCACGTCGGCCAGTCGCACGCGGGTTCGTCGTACCAAGCGGGCTGGTGGGGCTACGTGCACAAGGACATCCGTTCGGTGCTCGGGCAGAACGTCGCGGGTCCGCTGCCCGTGAAGTACTGCGGTGGCGGCGACGTCAACGCCTGCCGTCAGGTGCTGCTCGACTCGCTGACGCAGGCGGCCGCGCAGCCCGCCAACACCGTGTACCCGGGTGACGGCGACTGCGCCGCGGGCGATCAGTGGTGCGCCGACACGATCATCCACCGCGCGCTCGGCGGCATCACGCAGGACAAGATGAGCACCCAGAACCGGCCGACCTTCCAGCAGGTCGTCGAGTTCCCGGCGAAACGCGGCGACAACATCGCGAACCTCGCCACCGGCCGGTCGGTCAGCGCGAGCAGCCACGAAACCGGCTGGTACAACTCCCCGCCGTCCAACGCGATCGACGTCAACCTGTCGACGCGGTGGGCGAGCGACTGGAGCGACAACCAGTCGATCACCGTCGACCTCGGTTCGGCGCAGCGTGTTTCCCGCGTGGTCCTGCACTGGGAATCCGCGTACGGGAAGGCGTACAAGGTGCAGATCTCGTCGGACGGGACGAACTGGCGCGACGTGGCGTCCATAGTGGACGGAGACGGCGGGCAGGACAACGTCGCCTTCGAAGCCACGGACGGCCGTTATGTCCGGATGGCCGGTGTCCAACGCGGGACGAAGTACGGCTACTCCCTCTACGAGTTCGAGGTGTACGCCCACTAGAGCGAGGACGGTTTACGGTGGCGGGGTGGACACGAACGACTGGTCACCCCGCACCCTCGCCGTCGCCGCCGGACGTCCGGAGGGCCCCGGCGAACCGCTGAACGTGCCGATCGTCGCGGCGAGCACCTTCGACGCCGGCGCCGACCGCGCGTATTCGCGGGAGAACGGCACCCCGACCTGGGAGGCTCTCGAAACCGCGATCGGCGCGCTCGAAGGCGGGCACGCCACCGCGTTCGCCTCGGGGATCGCGACGCTCAGCGCGGTCGTCGACACGCTGGCCGTCGGCGCGAAGGTCTGTGTCCCGACGTTCTCTTATGCCGGGTCTCGCGGGCTCCTCGCGCACGCTCACCGGACGGGCCGCCTGGTGGTCACCGAACTCGCGCCGGACGACACGGACGCCTGGGTCGCGGCCGCGGACGCCGACCTGCTCTGGCTCGAATCCCCGACGAACCCCACGCTCGACGTCATCGACATCGAGACGATCGCCGCCGCCGCGAACGGGCTGGTCGCCGTGGACAACACGTTCGCCACCCCGCTCGGGCAGCGGCCGCTCGAGCTCGGCGCCGACATCGTCGTGCACAGCGCGACGAAACTCATCGGCGGTCACAGCGATCTGCTGCTCGGCCTGACGATCGCGGCCGACGAAGGCGTCGCGAAGGACCTGCGAGACGCGCGTACGCGGATGGGCGCGACCCCGGGTGCTCTCGAAGCCTGGCTCGCTCTTCGCGGCCTGCGGACGCTTCCGGTCCGCCTCGCCGAGCAGACGCGTACGGCCGCGCTGCTGGCGGCGCGACTGCTCGACCATCCCGCGATCACCCGGGTGCGTTATCCCGGCTCCGGCACGATGATCGCGTTCGAGCTCCCGGACGCGGAGACCGCGGACAAGGTCATCGGTTCGCTGCGGCTGATCCGGGCCGCGACCAGCCTCGGCGGGGTGGAAAGTCTCGTCGAGCGGCGGGCCTGGCTGGCGGGCGACGCCCACGTGCCCGCCGGGCTCGTCCGGTTCAGTGTCGGACTCGAGGATCCCGAAGATCTCTGGACGGATCTGGCGTCGGCACTCGGCTAGCGCCCTAATCTGGAGCGCGTGGAGGAGACGAAACAGCCCCGGCGGCTGGGTCAACTGATGTGGGGCCTGTTCTGGCTCCTGGTGCTCGGCTTCCTCGCGATCGTCGCGGCGGGTGTGCTGGCGGCACTCGCGGCGACGCCCTGTCCGAGTGACGAGATCTGGGCCTGTGACGCCGAGAACCGGACTCTCGCCACCTTCATCCCCGGGATCGGGTTCGGTGTCGGGCTGCTGATCGCTGTCGTGGGCGGTGGGCGGGCGGTACGGAAGAGGGCCTCGCCGAAGCCCTGGTTGCTCGGCGCGGGGTTCCTCGGCGCGCTCTCCCTGGCCGTGGCCCTGTTCCTGGTGTTCTAATCGTGACCTTGGGGTTGGCGAGCACCGGCTTTCGCGTCCAAATGGTCAGTCCTTCACGGGCGGGTACTCCGAACGTGTGAACCGGCGGGTAACAAAGGCCCGGAGAGTCACTCAAAGAGGTCGATCCGGCCAGGAAAACCGGTGTTTTCGAGGCGTTCCGCGGAAGAGGAAAAAATACTTCCGCATCGCAACCGTACCGGCCGTTCGGGTGTTAACATTCCTTCGTCGCCGCGAGGTTTTTCCCTCTGCGGGGCGACTTCCGAGCCCTTGTATCGAAGCGGAACGCATCGTCGTTACCGGTTTTCACAGTGGTTTTTGTCACTGTCCTTTCGCTACTGTCGACGGTCGATTTTCCGGCAGTATCGCGCTGTCACTCGAAAGTGGGATTTTCCCCCGGGTGGCCGCATGGTGGGGGTCACTGTGCGTTGCGATGCTTTTCCACTGGGAGATCACTTTGAAGAAGACGTTGGGCCGCCTCGCGGGCGCGGTGCTGGCCGGCGCCGTCATCTCGCTGGCCGTGACGCCGGCCGCGATGGCGCAGGACGAAACGACGACCACGCCTCCCGCGGCGCCGACCGAGACGTCGTCCTCCGCTCCGGCCGAGCCTTCGTGGACGGGCGGCAAGGTGACGACGGCTCCGCCGGAGACGAGCACCTCGGGTTCGCCGTCGTCGCAGCCGACGCCGTCCAGCAGCGGCAAGCCGACTTCCGGCAAGCCGTCGCCGACCTCCACCTCGGAGCGGCCGACCACGCCGCCGGAGGAGCCCTACGTCGACAACGTCGGCGCGGGCTACATCGGCGACAACGGTGTCGGCGCGCTGGTCATCGCCTGCGCTTCGGGCGAGCCCGCCGCTGTTTCGGCTCCGGACTTCGACACCCTGTACAGCAACCAGGCCGAAGACGACGGCCGCTACTGGGTCTACATCGTGAAGGTCAAGAAGTCCTTCAAGGGCAACGCCAGCACCTTCACCTGGACCTGCGCGGGCAAGGCGGGCAAGGGTGACATCGAGTTCGAGTCGCCCATCGGCGGCGGCGCGGGCACCCCGGGCAAGCCGGAGAAGCAGGTCAAGTACGCCCCCAAGGGCGGCATCGAGACCGGTTTCGGCGCCACCGCGGCCTGATCGATGTCGACGAAGTTCCTGAAGCGGGGTGGCCGCGCGGTCGCGGCCACCCTGATCCTTTCCCTCGCACTGACCGGTTGCGGTTCCGACGAACCCGCGCCCGCCGCACAGCAGGCGCCGGCGGAATCGACCGTCCCGGTCACGAAGCCGTTCGACGGCACCCGACCGACGAACGTGAAGATCCCCAAGATCGGCGCGGAGTCGAATCTGATCGCGGTCGCGGTCAACAAGGACGGCAAGATGGCCGTTCCGTCGGCGAAGAAGCCGATGCAGGCCGCCTGGTACCAGCTTTCGCCGGTGCCCGGTGACGTCGGCCCGGCGATCCTGCTCGGGCACGTCGACGGCAACAAGCAGCCGGGCATCTTCTTCAAGCTCAAGGACGTCAACCCGGGCGACGAGATCCTCGTCGACCGCAGCGACGGCAAGAGCCTGAAGTTCGTGGTCGAGAAGAAGGACCAGGTGCCCAAGGACCAGTTCCCCGAGGACGCGGTCTACGGCAACACGGACAAGCCGCAGCTGCGGCTGATCACCTGTGGCGGTGTCTTCGACAAGGAAGAGCACAGCTACAAGGACAACATCATCGTCTACGCCAACTTGGTCTGACGTGAGCCGAAGGGGCCCTTCACCGCATCCGATGCGGTGAAGGGCCCCTTTGCGTCAGCCCACACCCGCGGCGGGGAA contains these protein-coding regions:
- a CDS encoding class F sortase, with translation MSTKFLKRGGRAVAATLILSLALTGCGSDEPAPAAQQAPAESTVPVTKPFDGTRPTNVKIPKIGAESNLIAVAVNKDGKMAVPSAKKPMQAAWYQLSPVPGDVGPAILLGHVDGNKQPGIFFKLKDVNPGDEILVDRSDGKSLKFVVEKKDQVPKDQFPEDAVYGNTDKPQLRLITCGGVFDKEEHSYKDNIIVYANLV
- a CDS encoding PLP-dependent transferase, encoding MDTNDWSPRTLAVAAGRPEGPGEPLNVPIVAASTFDAGADRAYSRENGTPTWEALETAIGALEGGHATAFASGIATLSAVVDTLAVGAKVCVPTFSYAGSRGLLAHAHRTGRLVVTELAPDDTDAWVAAADADLLWLESPTNPTLDVIDIETIAAAANGLVAVDNTFATPLGQRPLELGADIVVHSATKLIGGHSDLLLGLTIAADEGVAKDLRDARTRMGATPGALEAWLALRGLRTLPVRLAEQTRTAALLAARLLDHPAITRVRYPGSGTMIAFELPDAETADKVIGSLRLIRAATSLGGVESLVERRAWLAGDAHVPAGLVRFSVGLEDPEDLWTDLASALG
- a CDS encoding penicillin acylase family protein, giving the protein MRRGIRVLTTLAGLTLVAGTVPALQANAAEAPPNSVVAAALDDYCGGQCGDILPPGTKGNATLAEILAHKALGTRPAHSADQLGKYASLAGGYKTLTTDKINQFFNDASFGVQSGQVESTIKPRSDVTITRDKATGVPRIVGTTRPGTMYGAGYAAGQDRLWLMDIMRRVGRGQLTSYAGGAQGNRELEQSFFSSAPYTEQELQKQIDNAAASGPRGAQGKADAEAYVQGVNKYISDSHSGRYFPGEYVLTGHVDAITNAGTIEPFKLTDLVVLAAVVGAQFGAGGGGEVQNAIAKMAMQEKYGLEQGDKVWKSLRSEDDPETVKTLHNGQNFDYGKAPANPQGAAIPDKGSVTGQQLVFDPTGSAGTATPAKVDVPAPDDQKAVRGIFDNGVLPGNLLSEKHGMSNALVVSGAKTASGHPVAVFGPQAGYFAPQLLMLQELQGPGISARGASFAGISMYVLLGRGKDYSWSATSASQDITDTYAVELCEQNGSTPTKNSAFYRFRGQCLPFEIVERKNAWKPTIADGTAAGSYTLRSFRTKYGPVTSRALVGGKPVAYASLRSTFQHEIDTIIGFQKFNDPDAIKSAQDFQAAAADVNQTYNWFYADSRDIAYFNSGSNPVRNPNVDPAMPVKADAGFDWQGWNPDGNLANYTPSSQHPQSINQDYYISWNNAQTNGYAASGADKSSVHRGDLIDARVKKMVSSGTKVTRVNLTQAMEEAALADLRAEKVLPELLKVIDKAPVTGPAADAVAKLKTWLAAGALRSETSPGSKAYADADAIRVMDAWWPLLVNAQFKPGMGDAAYAAMVGVLKINESPSGWQNEVPGKHVGQSHAGSSYQAGWWGYVHKDIRSVLGQNVAGPLPVKYCGGGDVNACRQVLLDSLTQAAAQPANTVYPGDGDCAAGDQWCADTIIHRALGGITQDKMSTQNRPTFQQVVEFPAKRGDNIANLATGRSVSASSHETGWYNSPPSNAIDVNLSTRWASDWSDNQSITVDLGSAQRVSRVVLHWESAYGKAYKVQISSDGTNWRDVASIVDGDGGQDNVAFEATDGRYVRMAGVQRGTKYGYSLYEFEVYAH